Proteins encoded within one genomic window of Acidithiobacillus sp. AMEEHan:
- the murG gene encoding undecaprenyldiphospho-muramoylpentapeptide beta-N-acetylglucosaminyltransferase, whose product MARGVVIAAGGTGGHIFPALSVARELRARGVAVDWIGTAQGMEQHLVPAAGYPLHQLDMQGLRGKGWKRWLSAPWRLGRATLQARRILRACDAQAVLGMGGYVSAPAGIAAWSLGRRLCLHEQNAIPGLANRLLAPFAAEVFAGFPDTGLRKARWVGNPVRAEIAALPAPDLRFARRTGKARVLVMGGSQGAQVLNEICSAALAKLSPEQRPEIWHQCGKAHLQKTQAAYRAAGVSARVDAFIDDMAEALGWADLAICRAGAATVAELCAAGLGSLLIPFPYAVDDHQAANARFLEDAGAGRMLRQEGLDAAQLHRILLPLLEDPSLRLRWAEAARRQARVNAAADVADACGGMAHA is encoded by the coding sequence ATGGCTAGGGGCGTCGTCATTGCTGCCGGCGGCACCGGCGGCCATATTTTCCCCGCCCTTTCCGTGGCGCGGGAGTTGCGTGCGCGAGGCGTCGCCGTCGACTGGATTGGCACGGCGCAAGGCATGGAACAGCATTTGGTTCCCGCCGCTGGCTATCCTCTACACCAACTGGACATGCAGGGTCTGCGTGGCAAGGGTTGGAAACGCTGGCTCAGCGCTCCTTGGCGCCTGGGGCGAGCGACACTGCAGGCCCGGCGCATCTTGCGCGCGTGCGATGCGCAAGCCGTGTTGGGCATGGGGGGCTACGTCTCGGCCCCTGCCGGGATTGCCGCCTGGAGCCTGGGTCGGCGCCTCTGCCTGCACGAACAAAATGCCATTCCCGGACTGGCCAATCGCTTGCTGGCGCCATTCGCAGCCGAGGTCTTTGCCGGTTTTCCCGATACCGGGCTCAGGAAAGCCCGCTGGGTGGGCAATCCGGTGCGGGCGGAGATTGCCGCCCTGCCGGCACCAGATCTCCGCTTTGCGCGACGCACCGGGAAGGCGCGTGTCCTGGTCATGGGAGGTAGCCAGGGAGCTCAGGTCCTGAACGAGATCTGTTCTGCCGCCTTGGCCAAGTTATCGCCAGAGCAACGCCCGGAAATCTGGCATCAGTGTGGCAAAGCGCATCTGCAAAAGACCCAGGCGGCCTACCGGGCCGCAGGCGTCAGCGCACGGGTCGATGCCTTCATCGACGATATGGCCGAGGCCCTCGGCTGGGCCGATCTGGCAATTTGCCGGGCCGGCGCAGCGACGGTGGCTGAGCTCTGCGCCGCCGGCCTCGGGAGTCTCCTGATCCCCTTTCCTTATGCCGTGGATGATCACCAGGCGGCCAATGCCCGCTTTCTGGAAGATGCCGGAGCCGGTCGCATGCTGCGTCAGGAGGGGCTCGACGCGGCGCAACTACACCGTATTCTGTTGCCGCTGCTCGAGGATCCGTCGCTACGACTACGCTGGGCCGAGGCGGCCCGCCGCCAGGCGCGGGTCAACGCCGCGGCGGATGTCGCCGATGCCTGCGGAGGAATGGCACATGCGTAA
- a CDS encoding glutamate ligase domain-containing protein, with protein sequence MLLPVSALRIPGLHNQENALAAALLAQAAGIPQTAIRQALQNFTGLPHRLQWVASVDGVDYFDDSKGTNLGASLRAIEALAGPLVLILGGDAKGADLTPLAAACVGQRGAVLLGTAEEELAGILAGKLPIRRTGRGGMQECVRQAAALARSGDQVLLSPACASLDMFQDYHDRGQQFAAAVHALAGAAHA encoded by the coding sequence ATGCTCCTGCCCGTCAGTGCGCTCCGTATTCCCGGACTCCATAATCAGGAGAACGCCTTAGCGGCGGCACTTCTGGCACAGGCGGCGGGGATTCCGCAGACGGCCATCCGGCAGGCTCTGCAGAATTTCACCGGTCTGCCGCATCGTTTGCAGTGGGTAGCATCGGTAGATGGGGTCGATTATTTCGATGATTCCAAGGGTACCAATCTCGGCGCGAGCCTGCGTGCCATCGAGGCGCTCGCCGGACCACTGGTGTTGATTCTGGGAGGCGACGCCAAGGGTGCTGACCTTACGCCACTGGCTGCGGCCTGCGTCGGGCAGCGCGGCGCCGTGCTTCTGGGCACGGCAGAAGAGGAACTGGCGGGAATCCTCGCTGGCAAGCTGCCCATCCGCCGTACCGGAAGAGGCGGCATGCAAGAATGCGTGCGTCAGGCCGCGGCCCTCGCCCGATCTGGCGATCAAGTACTGCTCTCCCCTGCCTGTGCCAGCCTCGACATGTTCCAGGACTATCATGACCGCGGACAGCAATTTGCCGCTGCCGTCCATGCCCTGGCCGGAGCTGCCCATGCGTAG
- the murB gene encoding UDP-N-acetylmuramate dehydrogenase has translation MIGGRLRLGESLARHSSWRVGGAAERFYLPATIEDLVGFLRNFSYGPITWLGLGSNVLVRDGGIPGTVVCLAHGLDQMATGEHGELVVEAGVSAVKLAHFAARAGLAGAEFLAGIPGTLGGCLAMNAGAHGGETWPLVEWVELLHPNGELERRPAAAFQVGYRSVRGQGDACFVRAGLRLPSGEPEALRAQLRAWQNQRAATQPLAWPSCGSVFRNPPGDYAARLIEAAGLKGRRIGDAEVSTQHANFILNRGQARARDIEALVVEVQEAVRKRFDVVLRPEMRVLGEDFDD, from the coding sequence ATGATCGGGGGTCGTCTGCGCCTCGGTGAATCTCTGGCCCGGCACAGCAGCTGGCGGGTAGGGGGTGCAGCAGAGCGTTTCTATTTACCCGCCACCATAGAGGATCTGGTCGGCTTTTTGCGGAATTTTTCCTACGGGCCGATCACTTGGCTGGGCCTTGGCAGCAACGTCCTGGTACGCGATGGAGGAATCCCTGGGACGGTCGTCTGCCTCGCCCATGGTCTGGATCAGATGGCGACCGGCGAGCATGGCGAACTGGTTGTCGAGGCCGGAGTATCCGCGGTGAAACTGGCGCATTTTGCCGCCCGCGCTGGTCTGGCGGGCGCCGAATTTCTCGCTGGGATTCCGGGAACCCTGGGCGGCTGCTTGGCAATGAATGCCGGTGCCCATGGTGGAGAGACTTGGCCTCTGGTGGAATGGGTCGAACTGCTCCACCCCAACGGTGAGCTGGAGCGTCGACCGGCAGCGGCATTTCAGGTGGGCTACCGGTCGGTACGCGGCCAGGGCGATGCCTGTTTTGTGCGCGCCGGCCTGCGTTTGCCCTCGGGAGAGCCCGAGGCACTGCGCGCGCAGCTGCGCGCCTGGCAAAATCAGCGGGCGGCAACGCAGCCTCTGGCCTGGCCCAGTTGTGGCTCGGTCTTCCGCAATCCTCCAGGCGACTACGCCGCGCGTCTGATCGAGGCGGCAGGACTCAAGGGACGCCGGATCGGCGATGCCGAGGTGAGCACGCAACACGCCAATTTCATTCTCAATCGCGGACAGGCGCGCGCGCGCGACATCGAGGCCCTCGTCGTGGAGGTGCAGGAAGCAGTACGGAAACGCTTCGACGTCGTGTTGCGGCCAGAAATGCGCGTGCTGGGGGAGGATTTTGATGACTGA
- the ftsA gene encoding cell division protein FtsA, giving the protein MKRGNQELIVGLDIGTSKVACIVAQARSTGEAEIIGVGQHPSRGLKKGVVVDIESTVQAINRAVQEAELMAGVQIHGAVVGIAGGHIRGYNSHGIVAIKNKEVSNDDLGRVMDAARAIVIPQDQNVIHVLPQEFTIDSQEGVREPIGMSGVRLEAQVHIVTGAISATQNIAKCVERCGLQVQGLVLEQLASADAVLTADEKELGVCLVDIGGGTTDIAIFRDGAVRHTAVIPIAGDQITNDIALGLRTPPVEAEQIKKLYGCALGDLIEQDDDIPVPSVGARPPRTISRRVLNDIIEPRVRELFELIQAELRRTGFEDLVAAGVVLTGGSSRLQGMAELAEEILHLPVRTGEPMHLAGMETVVRAPWHATGVGLVMYGMHNGLAGQAEPVQQPAAATSTVRDEGHRAAAIGGVFGKLRNWVQTSFG; this is encoded by the coding sequence ATGAAACGCGGCAATCAGGAACTCATCGTTGGCTTGGACATCGGTACCTCCAAGGTCGCCTGCATCGTGGCGCAAGCACGCTCCACGGGCGAGGCGGAAATCATCGGCGTTGGCCAGCATCCCTCCCGTGGCCTGAAAAAAGGGGTGGTCGTCGACATTGAATCCACCGTGCAGGCCATCAACCGCGCGGTGCAGGAAGCCGAGCTCATGGCCGGGGTACAGATCCACGGCGCGGTCGTGGGCATTGCCGGTGGGCACATCCGCGGCTACAACAGCCATGGCATCGTTGCCATCAAGAACAAGGAAGTCAGCAATGACGACCTCGGTCGGGTCATGGATGCCGCACGCGCCATCGTCATTCCGCAGGACCAGAATGTGATCCACGTGCTACCCCAGGAATTCACCATCGACAGCCAAGAGGGGGTGCGCGAGCCGATCGGCATGTCGGGGGTCCGACTGGAAGCTCAGGTGCACATCGTCACCGGCGCCATCAGCGCCACCCAAAATATTGCCAAGTGCGTGGAACGCTGCGGATTGCAGGTGCAGGGGCTGGTACTCGAACAGCTGGCCTCGGCCGATGCCGTGCTGACAGCGGATGAAAAAGAACTGGGTGTCTGCCTGGTCGATATCGGTGGCGGTACCACCGACATCGCCATCTTCCGCGATGGCGCCGTGCGCCATACGGCGGTCATTCCCATTGCCGGCGACCAGATCACCAACGACATCGCCCTGGGCTTGCGTACCCCACCCGTCGAGGCAGAGCAGATCAAGAAGCTCTATGGTTGCGCCCTCGGCGACCTGATTGAACAGGATGACGACATCCCCGTGCCGAGTGTCGGCGCCCGTCCCCCGCGTACCATCTCGCGTCGCGTGCTCAATGACATCATCGAGCCGCGTGTGCGAGAACTCTTTGAACTCATTCAGGCCGAACTACGTCGCACCGGCTTCGAAGACCTCGTCGCCGCCGGCGTCGTGCTCACTGGAGGCTCCAGCCGACTGCAGGGCATGGCCGAACTGGCCGAAGAGATCCTGCACCTGCCGGTGCGCACCGGCGAACCCATGCATCTGGCGGGGATGGAAACCGTAGTTCGCGCCCCCTGGCATGCCACCGGGGTCGGCCTGGTCATGTACGGCATGCACAACGGGCTGGCCGGCCAGGCCGAGCCGGTGCAACAACCCGCTGCCGCCACCAGCACGGTGCGAGACGAAGGCCATCGCGCCGCGGCCATAGGCGGCGTCTTCGGCAAACTGCGCAACTGGGTACAGACCAGCTTCGGCTGA
- a CDS encoding D-alanine--D-alanine ligase, with protein MTEHRMSKPQRIGVLYGGPSEEREVSRLSGAAVLRALQDAGLDACGIDVEPQNIAAQLHDAAIDMAFNVCHGAFGEDGHLQASLDNLGIPYTGSGVLASALSMDKWRCKRLWQSAGLPTTRGILLHADDALPDSLSGWGWPLFVKPNRGGSSIGVSRVGNAQELETALGAAFAHDSEVLVEAAISGKEVTVAIVHGRALPPIVIEASGQFYDYHAKYIANDTRYLLPSGLGDALDRRLQDLALQAFSEIGGSGWGRVDFLLDTSGAPALLEINSVPGMTSHSLVPMAAQAIGWSFGQLCRRILDAGEGVKSW; from the coding sequence ATGACTGAGCACAGGATGTCGAAACCGCAGCGCATTGGCGTACTCTACGGCGGTCCCTCGGAGGAGCGAGAAGTCTCCCGGCTCAGTGGTGCGGCGGTACTCAGGGCGCTTCAGGATGCCGGGTTGGACGCCTGCGGCATCGACGTCGAGCCGCAAAACATTGCTGCGCAACTGCACGATGCGGCCATCGACATGGCCTTCAACGTCTGTCATGGCGCTTTCGGCGAAGACGGACATCTGCAGGCGAGTCTGGACAACCTGGGTATCCCCTACACCGGAAGCGGAGTACTCGCCAGTGCCCTGTCGATGGACAAGTGGCGCTGCAAACGTCTCTGGCAGAGCGCTGGCCTCCCCACCACCCGCGGCATCCTGCTGCATGCCGATGACGCCCTGCCCGACAGTCTGTCCGGCTGGGGCTGGCCGCTTTTCGTCAAGCCCAACCGCGGCGGATCCAGCATTGGCGTCAGTCGCGTGGGCAACGCGCAGGAGCTGGAAACTGCCCTCGGCGCGGCCTTCGCCCACGACAGCGAAGTGCTGGTGGAAGCCGCCATCAGTGGCAAGGAAGTGACCGTCGCCATCGTCCACGGACGTGCCCTGCCACCGATCGTCATCGAGGCCAGCGGTCAGTTTTACGATTACCACGCCAAATATATCGCCAACGACACCCGCTACCTCTTACCCTCGGGGCTCGGCGATGCGCTCGATCGCCGACTGCAGGATCTTGCCTTGCAGGCCTTTAGCGAAATCGGTGGCAGCGGCTGGGGCCGGGTGGATTTCTTACTGGATACGAGCGGAGCGCCGGCGCTGCTCGAAATCAACAGTGTGCCAGGCATGACCAGCCACAGTCTGGTGCCCATGGCGGCACAGGCCATCGGCTGGAGTTTTGGCCAGTTATGCAGGCGTATCCTGGACGCAGGGGAGGGAGTTAAATCATGGTAA
- a CDS encoding cell division protein FtsQ/DivIB produces MVSAIRDLQGYRREPVAKAPPPQERQKPAAASAPSRPFPWGKTIRGTLAGGLLLALGLGAWQAWNWVRQPSLMPIDSIHIEGLSPKIPVYRINRAIAPFLGQGFLWLNLTQVRDALQQVPWVASADVRRVWPDRIDIDLQAVLPAARWLGSAGEVLGKDGKVYPVPADEIPQQLPALIGPADAGLEMLQERQKLDQALAPVHLQVHALELDPRGGWRCILSNGVRLVLGREKIMEGVQRWVSVVPEIQQYMVPGASMDLRYNNGFAVALPEAPSTSVSEGPAAPRSERK; encoded by the coding sequence ATGGTAAGTGCCATTCGCGATTTGCAAGGATACCGGCGGGAACCGGTCGCCAAGGCGCCGCCACCGCAAGAGAGGCAAAAACCGGCCGCGGCCAGTGCTCCCAGTCGCCCCTTCCCCTGGGGCAAAACCATACGCGGAACCCTCGCGGGGGGGCTGTTGCTCGCCCTCGGCCTCGGCGCCTGGCAGGCCTGGAACTGGGTACGCCAACCCTCGCTGATGCCCATCGATAGCATCCACATCGAAGGACTTTCGCCCAAGATCCCGGTGTATCGAATCAATCGCGCCATTGCTCCATTCCTGGGGCAGGGGTTTCTCTGGTTGAATCTCACCCAGGTGCGCGACGCCCTGCAGCAAGTGCCCTGGGTGGCCAGTGCCGATGTGCGCCGGGTCTGGCCCGATCGCATCGACATCGACCTGCAGGCGGTGCTGCCGGCAGCCCGCTGGCTGGGGAGCGCCGGCGAGGTCCTGGGGAAAGACGGTAAAGTCTATCCAGTACCCGCAGACGAGATCCCGCAGCAGCTCCCCGCCCTCATTGGTCCGGCTGATGCAGGGCTAGAGATGCTGCAGGAGCGGCAAAAGCTGGACCAAGCCCTGGCGCCCGTGCATCTGCAGGTTCACGCTCTGGAGCTCGATCCGCGCGGTGGCTGGCGTTGCATCCTCAGTAACGGGGTCCGCTTGGTCCTCGGTCGAGAAAAGATCATGGAGGGTGTGCAACGCTGGGTCAGCGTCGTCCCGGAGATCCAACAATATATGGTGCCCGGCGCCAGCATGGATTTGCGCTACAACAACGGTTTCGCGGTCGCCTTGCCTGAGGCGCCTTCTACGAGTGTCAGTGAGGGGCCGGCAGCCCCAAGGAGTGAAAGAAAATGA
- the ftsZ gene encoding cell division protein FtsZ, with protein MFELNEMQQEGAVIKVIGVGGGGGNAINNMALTGLEGVEFISANTDAQALRNSHAQRTLQLGSELTRGLGAGANPEIGRKAAEECREEIRGVLENTDMLFITTGMGGGTGTGAAPVVAAIARDMGILTVGVVTKPFNFEGKKRQQYALSGIDELAQHVDSLVIIPNEKLLAVLGKQISLRDAYLAADNVLMGAVQGISELITRPGLMNLDFADVRTVMSGMGLAMMGTAAARGESRARDAANRAASSPLLDDINLSGARGILVNITAGNDLSLGEFEEVGELIRSYASDDANVKVGTVIDENLEGEMRVTVVATGLQREPVRLAVENNRLRPEVTTPANAVDWRQLDRPAALRQQAMRSAATGTDQRSAPRPVADYADLDIPAFLRRQAD; from the coding sequence ATGTTTGAACTGAACGAAATGCAGCAGGAAGGAGCCGTCATCAAGGTCATCGGGGTAGGCGGCGGTGGCGGCAACGCAATCAACAACATGGCCCTGACCGGCCTGGAAGGCGTGGAGTTCATCAGCGCCAATACCGATGCCCAGGCCTTACGCAACTCCCATGCCCAGCGCACCCTGCAGCTTGGCAGCGAACTGACCCGGGGTCTGGGCGCGGGGGCCAACCCCGAGATCGGTCGCAAGGCGGCGGAGGAATGCCGGGAAGAGATCCGGGGCGTTCTCGAAAACACCGACATGCTGTTCATCACCACGGGCATGGGTGGGGGGACGGGTACTGGTGCCGCACCAGTGGTCGCCGCCATCGCCCGCGACATGGGCATTCTGACCGTCGGCGTGGTCACCAAACCCTTCAATTTTGAAGGCAAGAAGCGTCAGCAATACGCCTTGTCGGGCATCGATGAACTGGCCCAGCACGTCGATTCGCTGGTGATCATCCCCAACGAAAAACTGCTGGCAGTGCTGGGCAAGCAGATCAGCCTGCGCGATGCCTATCTCGCTGCCGACAACGTCTTGATGGGTGCGGTGCAGGGGATTTCCGAGCTGATCACTCGTCCAGGCCTGATGAACCTCGACTTTGCCGACGTCCGCACGGTGATGTCGGGTATGGGCCTGGCGATGATGGGTACTGCCGCCGCCCGCGGTGAGAGTCGCGCCCGCGATGCCGCCAATCGTGCCGCCAGCAGCCCTCTGCTCGACGACATCAACCTCTCCGGTGCCCGCGGCATCCTCGTCAACATCACTGCCGGCAACGACCTGTCCCTGGGCGAATTCGAGGAAGTCGGTGAGCTGATCCGCAGCTACGCCTCGGACGACGCCAACGTCAAGGTAGGCACCGTGATCGACGAAAACCTGGAAGGGGAAATGCGCGTCACCGTCGTCGCCACGGGTCTGCAGCGCGAACCCGTGCGGCTGGCGGTAGAAAACAACCGTCTGCGTCCGGAGGTAACCACGCCCGCCAATGCCGTCGATTGGCGTCAGCTGGATCGTCCCGCAGCCCTGCGCCAGCAGGCTATGCGATCTGCCGCAACCGGCACCGACCAGCGCAGCGCCCCACGCCCCGTGGCAGATTACGCCGACCTCGACATTCCGGCCTTCCTGCGCCGACAGGCGGACTGA
- the murC gene encoding UDP-N-acetylmuramate--L-alanine ligase has product MRNWVRQIHLVGIGGAGMRGIAEVLLNLGYAVSGSDLRPGPATLRLSDLGASIFSGHAAANVRGADVVVVSSAIPADNPEIVAAREQRIPVIRRAEMLAELMRFKQGIAIAGTHGKTTTTSLVASILGAAGLDPTFVIGGRLKSAGTHAALGSGEYLVAEADESDASFLYLSPVMAVVTNIDADHMETYGNTMGQLRAAFLQFLQRLPFYGLAVLCTDEPMVRGLLPELRTPVLGYGLAEDSDLQARNIRYRGLGSEIEIWRRVDGQAVHWFDLQLNIPGEHNVLNALAAIGIASKVGVNQETIAEALAEFRGVARRFELLGDWQGHTIVDDYGHHPRELAATIAAARRIWPQRPLVLLFQPHRFTRTRDLFTDFVAVLAQADRSILLDVYPAGESPISGADSASLVAALEQQGVDAIHLPSALQQPAQIPAQLPENAVLLCMGAGNISQLAGQWDAVFAGGRQA; this is encoded by the coding sequence ATGCGTAACTGGGTACGACAAATCCATCTGGTGGGCATCGGCGGTGCCGGTATGCGGGGGATTGCCGAGGTCTTGCTCAATCTGGGCTACGCCGTCTCCGGCTCCGATCTGCGTCCTGGTCCGGCAACCCTGCGCCTCAGTGATTTGGGCGCGAGCATCTTCAGTGGTCATGCAGCAGCCAATGTGCGCGGCGCAGATGTGGTGGTCGTCTCCTCTGCCATCCCCGCTGATAACCCCGAGATCGTCGCCGCCCGCGAACAGCGTATCCCCGTCATCCGCCGTGCGGAGATGCTGGCAGAACTGATGCGCTTCAAGCAGGGGATCGCCATCGCCGGTACCCACGGCAAGACCACCACCACCAGTCTGGTGGCAAGCATCCTCGGAGCGGCGGGCCTGGATCCCACTTTTGTCATTGGCGGGCGCCTGAAAAGCGCCGGGACCCACGCCGCCCTCGGCAGCGGTGAATATCTGGTGGCCGAGGCCGACGAATCCGATGCCTCGTTTCTGTACCTGTCTCCGGTGATGGCGGTAGTCACCAATATCGACGCCGACCATATGGAAACCTACGGTAATACCATGGGGCAATTACGCGCCGCCTTTCTGCAATTCCTGCAACGCCTGCCGTTCTATGGCCTGGCGGTACTCTGTACCGATGAGCCCATGGTGCGCGGCCTGCTGCCGGAGTTACGCACTCCAGTACTCGGGTATGGGCTGGCCGAGGATAGTGACCTGCAGGCACGCAACATCCGCTATCGCGGTTTGGGCAGCGAGATAGAAATCTGGCGCCGGGTCGATGGCCAGGCGGTACATTGGTTCGACCTGCAACTGAACATTCCCGGCGAACACAACGTCCTCAATGCCCTGGCCGCCATCGGTATCGCCAGCAAGGTCGGAGTCAACCAAGAGACCATCGCCGAAGCTTTGGCCGAGTTCCGTGGCGTGGCGCGGCGCTTCGAGCTGCTCGGCGACTGGCAGGGCCACACCATTGTCGATGACTACGGTCACCATCCCCGGGAACTGGCCGCTACCATCGCCGCCGCGCGCCGGATCTGGCCGCAACGCCCCTTGGTACTCCTCTTTCAGCCGCATCGCTTTACCCGAACCCGGGACCTTTTCACCGACTTTGTTGCGGTATTGGCGCAAGCCGACCGCAGCATTCTGCTCGATGTCTATCCCGCCGGTGAGTCTCCCATCAGCGGCGCCGACAGCGCCAGTCTGGTAGCAGCCCTAGAGCAGCAGGGAGTCGATGCAATACATCTCCCCAGCGCCCTGCAGCAGCCGGCACAGATCCCTGCCCAGCTACCGGAGAATGCGGTGCTGCTCTGTATGGGAGCGGGCAATATCAGCCAGCTTGCCGGTCAGTGGGATGCCGTCTTTGCTGGGGGGAGGCAGGCATGA
- the ftsW gene encoding putative lipid II flippase FtsW, whose amino-acid sequence MRRPNWWLAENGKADTLLWWILIILICFGLVMVYSASAPVAQQETGNPLFFAERQVLYAILGLAGMYYISRIELEFWERMTFPLMGISLIALLIVFVPIIGVGVNGSHRWINFLIVRLQPSELLKFALLLFMARYVVRKGALLGSFKDGLWPIFILLFILGVLLLLQPDFGSFFMVVAITGTLLFLGGLPMRYVLIAGIASGTALGVLAVSAPYRLARITSFSNPWADPYGSGFQLVQSLIAFGRGGVFGVGLGNGIMKYFYLPESYTDFIPAVIGEELGMIGIWALILLYAVACWRIYRIGRRAAAAGDAFYALFCYGTLVWFGGEAVMSMGVNLGALPTKGFALPLISYGGSALVFLCATLGVVLAVSRRYPPLAKQAKVQQAKAEEVAHG is encoded by the coding sequence ATGCGTAGGCCCAATTGGTGGTTGGCGGAAAACGGCAAGGCCGATACGTTGCTGTGGTGGATCCTGATCATCCTGATCTGTTTTGGCTTGGTAATGGTCTATTCCGCTAGCGCTCCGGTCGCCCAACAGGAAACCGGCAACCCCCTCTTTTTTGCCGAGCGACAGGTGCTCTACGCCATCCTCGGACTCGCAGGGATGTACTACATCAGCCGCATCGAGCTGGAATTCTGGGAACGAATGACCTTTCCGCTCATGGGCATCTCTCTCATCGCTCTTCTGATCGTCTTTGTGCCGATCATCGGCGTGGGAGTGAATGGCTCGCACCGCTGGATCAATTTTCTCATCGTCCGCCTGCAACCCTCAGAGCTACTGAAGTTTGCCTTGCTCCTGTTCATGGCCCGCTATGTGGTGCGGAAAGGAGCGTTGCTCGGCAGCTTCAAGGACGGTCTGTGGCCAATCTTCATCCTGCTTTTCATTTTGGGCGTGCTGCTACTTTTGCAGCCCGACTTTGGCTCCTTTTTCATGGTCGTGGCGATCACTGGCACATTACTTTTCCTGGGTGGGTTGCCGATGCGCTACGTGCTCATTGCCGGCATCGCCTCCGGTACGGCTCTGGGGGTACTTGCCGTATCCGCTCCCTATCGCCTTGCCCGCATCACCTCTTTTTCCAACCCCTGGGCCGATCCCTACGGTAGCGGCTTTCAATTGGTGCAATCGCTGATCGCCTTCGGTCGCGGCGGTGTGTTTGGGGTGGGACTGGGCAACGGCATCATGAAGTATTTCTACCTGCCGGAGTCCTACACCGACTTCATTCCGGCGGTGATCGGCGAAGAACTGGGCATGATCGGTATCTGGGCCCTGATCCTCCTCTATGCGGTGGCCTGTTGGCGCATCTATCGCATTGGCCGCCGCGCCGCGGCCGCCGGTGACGCCTTTTATGCCCTGTTCTGTTACGGCACCCTGGTCTGGTTTGGGGGCGAGGCAGTGATGTCCATGGGCGTCAACTTGGGGGCCCTGCCGACCAAAGGCTTTGCCCTGCCTCTGATCAGTTATGGCGGCAGCGCCCTGGTTTTCCTCTGCGCCACCCTGGGGGTGGTGCTCGCGGTAAGCCGTCGCTATCCGCCGCTTGCCAAACAGGCGAAGGTGCAGCAGGCAAAGGCAGAGGAGGTGGCGCATGGCTAG
- a CDS encoding ferritin-like domain-containing protein, which translates to MLYPELFRALEAARWNMEKDIPWDQFDASKVTPEHLQTIKMNAITEWSALPATEMFLRDNRDDSDFSAFMSIWFYEEQKHALVLMEYLRRFAPEYLPTEEELHQVRFEFDPAPAMETLMLHFCGEIRLTHWYKAASEWHQEPVIKFIYETLSRDEARHAGIYLKYMRRAVERLGDSARLAFAKIGVLMANTKTAKALHPTNLHVNKEMYPQDSVQSHLPDPGWLERWLDTQIHFDSIWEGKVVNGILRNLSALLEVPIRSAKDLSQYRKRMAASAG; encoded by the coding sequence ATGTTATACCCGGAGTTGTTCCGTGCCCTGGAGGCCGCCCGCTGGAACATGGAGAAGGACATCCCGTGGGATCAGTTCGACGCCAGCAAGGTCACCCCGGAGCATCTGCAAACCATCAAGATGAACGCCATTACCGAGTGGTCTGCCCTGCCTGCCACCGAGATGTTTCTGCGCGACAACCGCGACGACTCGGATTTTTCGGCCTTCATGTCGATCTGGTTCTATGAAGAGCAGAAACACGCATTAGTCCTCATGGAGTACCTGCGCCGCTTCGCGCCCGAATACCTGCCTACCGAGGAAGAACTGCACCAAGTGCGCTTCGAGTTCGATCCAGCGCCAGCAATGGAGACCTTGATGCTGCATTTCTGTGGTGAAATTCGTCTTACGCATTGGTACAAGGCCGCCTCCGAGTGGCATCAAGAGCCAGTCATCAAGTTCATTTACGAGACGCTCTCGCGGGATGAGGCGCGTCACGCCGGCATCTATCTCAAGTACATGCGCCGTGCGGTAGAGCGTCTGGGGGATTCTGCCCGCTTGGCCTTTGCCAAGATCGGCGTGTTGATGGCCAATACCAAGACCGCAAAGGCCCTGCACCCCACTAACCTACACGTCAACAAGGAAATGTATCCCCAAGACAGCGTGCAGAGTCACCTGCCCGATCCCGGCTGGCTGGAACGTTGGCTAGATACCCAAATTCATTTCGATAGTATCTGGGAGGGCAAGGTGGTCAACGGCATCTTACGCAATCTGTCGGCGCTCCTTGAGGTACCAATCCGCAGCGCCAAGGATCTGAGCCAGTATCGCAAGCGAATGGCGGCGTCGGCAGGCTGA
- a CDS encoding glycine zipper domain-containing protein produces MKKWLGMMLATLLLAGCANNPYGNPYGYNSSPLGNSKTTTDTAAGAALGAVAGAVVGNQSGSPLTGAAIGAGLGGLAGYAISKSQQQQPANCPPGYNCIQNTPPPSCPPGYTCTPQ; encoded by the coding sequence ATGAAAAAATGGTTGGGCATGATGCTGGCAACGCTGTTGCTGGCCGGCTGTGCGAACAATCCCTATGGCAACCCCTATGGGTACAACAGCAGCCCTCTGGGCAACAGTAAAACCACCACTGATACTGCCGCAGGCGCCGCTTTGGGTGCCGTTGCCGGTGCCGTGGTTGGCAATCAGTCTGGCAGCCCCCTGACGGGAGCGGCGATTGGTGCGGGGCTGGGAGGGCTGGCAGGCTATGCAATCTCCAAAAGCCAACAGCAGCAGCCGGCCAACTGCCCGCCGGGATACAATTGTATCCAAAACACCCCACCGCCCAGCTGCCCGCCAGGCTATACCTGCACCCCGCAGTAG